Within the Candidatus Binataceae bacterium genome, the region CATCCGCGCCGCGTTTTCCGCGCGCCGCAAAACTATCCGCAATGCGCTCGCTGGCGCGCTCGCCGCAAAGCCCGAATCTATCTCCGGCGCGCTTGGGCGCGCGGCAATCGACCCGGCGGCGCGTCCCGCCACGCTTGCGGTCGCCGACTTCGTGCGGCTCGCCGCTGCGCTTGAAGGCACGGGCGCGCTCGCTTGTTCGGCCGCGGTGCCCCGCGATGCCTGAACTGCCCGAGGTCGAGTCGCTCCGCCGGATTCTCGCGCGCTCGGCTGTCGGCCGGACGATCGAACGCGCTCGCGTCACGGAGCGGCGGCTTAGGCAAAAGGTGGCGCGCGATCTTGCGGCCGGCGTCGAGGGCCGGCGTATCTTGCGTCTGGGACGCCGCGCCAAGTACCTCATTATCGAGCTGAGCGACGGGGCCGCTATGGTCGTCCATCTGGGGATGAGCGGCAGCCTGACGCATCGCGGCAAGGACTTCGACGATGCCGAATTCGATCCGCGCCACGACCACGTCGAGTTCGCGCTCGACGATCGCACTCGGCTGGTTTACAACGATCCGCGCCGCTTCGGACTCATCCGGCTGGTCGCTCCCGGAGGCCTCGGCGCGGCGCCCGAGCTCGCGGCGCTCGGTCCGGAGCCACTCGGTGCATCGTTCAACGCGGAGTACCTGGCACGGATGGCGCGCGGGCGGCGCGCCGCGATCAAGAACCTCATCATGGACCAGCGGGTGGTCGCCGGCATCGGCAACATCTACGCCTCCGAGATCCTGTTTCGCGCGGGCGTGCGGCCGACGCGGCGCGCCGCGAAAATCACGCACAAGGAGATCGAACGCATCGTGGCTGCGACCGCGCCGATTTTGCGCGCCGCCATCGGCAGCCGCGGCACCACCTTTCGCAGCTATCGCGATTCTGACGGCCGGCCGGGACGGTTTGCCGAGCGGCTGATGGTCTATGGTCGCGCAGGCAAGCCGTGCCAGGTGTGCAAGAGCGCGATCCGC harbors:
- the mutM gene encoding bifunctional DNA-formamidopyrimidine glycosylase/DNA-(apurinic or apyrimidinic site) lyase codes for the protein MPELPEVESLRRILARSAVGRTIERARVTERRLRQKVARDLAAGVEGRRILRLGRRAKYLIIELSDGAAMVVHLGMSGSLTHRGKDFDDAEFDPRHDHVEFALDDRTRLVYNDPRRFGLIRLVAPGGLGAAPELAALGPEPLGASFNAEYLARMARGRRAAIKNLIMDQRVVAGIGNIYASEILFRAGVRPTRRAAKITHKEIERIVAATAPILRAAIGSRGTTFRSYRDSDGRPGRFAERLMVYGRAGKPCQVCKSAIRSVTVGQRASFYCPRCQR